A part of Arachis hypogaea cultivar Tifrunner chromosome 12, arahy.Tifrunner.gnm2.J5K5, whole genome shotgun sequence genomic DNA contains:
- the LOC112729146 gene encoding probable aquaporin NIP7-1 isoform X2, with protein MAAKSGTSSDVMAEVIGTFILMLCVSGIIASTKFQNGEVGLLEYAATAGLTVVVIIFSIGPISCAHVNPAVTIAFATIGHVPWYKVPIYIIAQIVGSIFATFIGSLVYGIKSEVMITRPIQGCNSALWVELIATFIVMFLVAALTSEHESVGHLSGFVAGIAIGLAVLITGY; from the exons ATGGCAGCAAAATCAGGAACATCTAGTGAT GTGATGGCAGAGGTGATTGGAACATTTATTTTGATGTTGTGTGTAAGTGGAATAATAGCAAGCACAAAATTCCAAAATGGTGAAGTGGGGCTTCTAGAGTATGCAGCCACAGCAGGATTAACAGTGGTTGTTATCATCTTCTCCATAGGACCAATTTCTTGTGCACATGTCAACCCAGCTGTCACAATTGCCTTTGCCACAATTGGTCATGTTccatggtacaag GTTCCAATTTACATAATAGCACAGATAGTAGGTTCTATATTTGCCACATTTATAGGTAGCCTTGTTTATGGCATAAAATCAGAGGTTATGATCACAAGGCCAATCCAAGGTTGCAACTCTGCATTGTGGGTTGAACTCATTGCAACTTTCATCGTCATGTTCCTTGTTGCAGCTTTGACATCTGAGCATGAATCA GTTGGGCATTTATCTGGCTTTGTTGCTGGAATTGCAATTGGTCTTGCTGTACTAATCACAGG
- the LOC112729146 gene encoding probable aquaporin NIP7-1 isoform X1, whose amino-acid sequence MHMKDKLVIAKLPGMAAKSGTSSDVMAEVIGTFILMLCVSGIIASTKFQNGEVGLLEYAATAGLTVVVIIFSIGPISCAHVNPAVTIAFATIGHVPWYKVPIYIIAQIVGSIFATFIGSLVYGIKSEVMITRPIQGCNSALWVELIATFIVMFLVAALTSEHESVGHLSGFVAGIAIGLAVLITGY is encoded by the exons ATGCATATGAAGGATAAATTGGTAATTGCAAAGCTTCCAG GAATGGCAGCAAAATCAGGAACATCTAGTGAT GTGATGGCAGAGGTGATTGGAACATTTATTTTGATGTTGTGTGTAAGTGGAATAATAGCAAGCACAAAATTCCAAAATGGTGAAGTGGGGCTTCTAGAGTATGCAGCCACAGCAGGATTAACAGTGGTTGTTATCATCTTCTCCATAGGACCAATTTCTTGTGCACATGTCAACCCAGCTGTCACAATTGCCTTTGCCACAATTGGTCATGTTccatggtacaag GTTCCAATTTACATAATAGCACAGATAGTAGGTTCTATATTTGCCACATTTATAGGTAGCCTTGTTTATGGCATAAAATCAGAGGTTATGATCACAAGGCCAATCCAAGGTTGCAACTCTGCATTGTGGGTTGAACTCATTGCAACTTTCATCGTCATGTTCCTTGTTGCAGCTTTGACATCTGAGCATGAATCA GTTGGGCATTTATCTGGCTTTGTTGCTGGAATTGCAATTGGTCTTGCTGTACTAATCACAGG
- the LOC112729146 gene encoding probable aquaporin NIP7-1 isoform X4, whose amino-acid sequence MVMAEVIGTFILMLCVSGIIASTKFQNGEVGLLEYAATAGLTVVVIIFSIGPISCAHVNPAVTIAFATIGHVPWYKVPIYIIAQIVGSIFATFIGSLVYGIKSEVMITRPIQGCNSALWVELIATFIVMFLVAALTSEHESVGHLSGFVAGIAIGLAVLITGY is encoded by the exons ATG GTGATGGCAGAGGTGATTGGAACATTTATTTTGATGTTGTGTGTAAGTGGAATAATAGCAAGCACAAAATTCCAAAATGGTGAAGTGGGGCTTCTAGAGTATGCAGCCACAGCAGGATTAACAGTGGTTGTTATCATCTTCTCCATAGGACCAATTTCTTGTGCACATGTCAACCCAGCTGTCACAATTGCCTTTGCCACAATTGGTCATGTTccatggtacaag GTTCCAATTTACATAATAGCACAGATAGTAGGTTCTATATTTGCCACATTTATAGGTAGCCTTGTTTATGGCATAAAATCAGAGGTTATGATCACAAGGCCAATCCAAGGTTGCAACTCTGCATTGTGGGTTGAACTCATTGCAACTTTCATCGTCATGTTCCTTGTTGCAGCTTTGACATCTGAGCATGAATCA GTTGGGCATTTATCTGGCTTTGTTGCTGGAATTGCAATTGGTCTTGCTGTACTAATCACAGG
- the LOC112729146 gene encoding probable aquaporin NIP7-1 isoform X3: protein MHMKDKLVMAEVIGTFILMLCVSGIIASTKFQNGEVGLLEYAATAGLTVVVIIFSIGPISCAHVNPAVTIAFATIGHVPWYKVPIYIIAQIVGSIFATFIGSLVYGIKSEVMITRPIQGCNSALWVELIATFIVMFLVAALTSEHESVGHLSGFVAGIAIGLAVLITGY, encoded by the exons ATGCATATGAAGGATAAATTG GTGATGGCAGAGGTGATTGGAACATTTATTTTGATGTTGTGTGTAAGTGGAATAATAGCAAGCACAAAATTCCAAAATGGTGAAGTGGGGCTTCTAGAGTATGCAGCCACAGCAGGATTAACAGTGGTTGTTATCATCTTCTCCATAGGACCAATTTCTTGTGCACATGTCAACCCAGCTGTCACAATTGCCTTTGCCACAATTGGTCATGTTccatggtacaag GTTCCAATTTACATAATAGCACAGATAGTAGGTTCTATATTTGCCACATTTATAGGTAGCCTTGTTTATGGCATAAAATCAGAGGTTATGATCACAAGGCCAATCCAAGGTTGCAACTCTGCATTGTGGGTTGAACTCATTGCAACTTTCATCGTCATGTTCCTTGTTGCAGCTTTGACATCTGAGCATGAATCA GTTGGGCATTTATCTGGCTTTGTTGCTGGAATTGCAATTGGTCTTGCTGTACTAATCACAGG
- the LOC112729146 gene encoding probable aquaporin NIP7-1 isoform X5: MAEVIGTFILMLCVSGIIASTKFQNGEVGLLEYAATAGLTVVVIIFSIGPISCAHVNPAVTIAFATIGHVPWYKVPIYIIAQIVGSIFATFIGSLVYGIKSEVMITRPIQGCNSALWVELIATFIVMFLVAALTSEHESVGHLSGFVAGIAIGLAVLITGY; encoded by the exons ATGGCAGAGGTGATTGGAACATTTATTTTGATGTTGTGTGTAAGTGGAATAATAGCAAGCACAAAATTCCAAAATGGTGAAGTGGGGCTTCTAGAGTATGCAGCCACAGCAGGATTAACAGTGGTTGTTATCATCTTCTCCATAGGACCAATTTCTTGTGCACATGTCAACCCAGCTGTCACAATTGCCTTTGCCACAATTGGTCATGTTccatggtacaag GTTCCAATTTACATAATAGCACAGATAGTAGGTTCTATATTTGCCACATTTATAGGTAGCCTTGTTTATGGCATAAAATCAGAGGTTATGATCACAAGGCCAATCCAAGGTTGCAACTCTGCATTGTGGGTTGAACTCATTGCAACTTTCATCGTCATGTTCCTTGTTGCAGCTTTGACATCTGAGCATGAATCA GTTGGGCATTTATCTGGCTTTGTTGCTGGAATTGCAATTGGTCTTGCTGTACTAATCACAGG